In the Apteryx mantelli isolate bAptMan1 chromosome 1, bAptMan1.hap1, whole genome shotgun sequence genome, one interval contains:
- the TES gene encoding testin isoform X1, which yields MDLESKVKKGGNVKSDVTEEISFGSDGCEDGSRGEMKDELFVSSYIQQEQHDFSEMGLGHEQGFGAPCLKCKDKCEGFELHFWRKICRNCKCGQEEHDVLTSNEEDRKVGKLFEDTKYTTLIAKLKNDGIPMYKRNVMILTNPVPAKKNISINTVTYEWAPPVQNQILARQYMQMLPKEKQPVAGSEGAQYRKKQLAKQLPAHDQDPSKCHELSPSEVKQMEQFVKKYKNEALGVGDVKLPGEVETKATDKNNVNNGDRGTSAAVGAMEGKSADLKASQYFCYCCKLNMKEGDPAVYAERAGYDKLWHPACFVCCTCSELLVDMIYFWKNGNLYCGRHYCDSEKPRCAGCDELIFSNEYTQAEGQNWHLKHFCCFDCDCVLAGEIYVMVNDKPVCKPCYVKNHAAICQGCHNAIDPEVQRVTYNSFNWHATQECFLCSCCSKCLIGQKFMPVEGMVFCSVECKKKMMS from the exons GGAGGGAATGTGAAATCTGATGTTACTGAAGAAATCAGCTTTGGGAGTGATGGCTGTGAAGATGGGAGTAG AGGTGAGATGAAAGATGAACTGTTTGTATCCTCGTACATACAACAAGAGCAACATGACTTTTCAGAG ATGGGATTGGGTCATGAGCAAGGATTTGGTGCTCCCTGCTTAAAATGCAAGGATAAGTGTGAAGGATTTGAGCTTCATTTCTGGAG aaaaatatgccGCAACTGCAAGTGTGGCCAGGAAGAGCATGATGTCCTCACAAGCAATGAGGAAGATCGGAAAGTGGGGAAACTCTTTGAAGATACAAAATACACAACCCTTATTGCAAAGCTGAAAAATGATGGCATTCCCATGTATAAACGTAATGTAATGATACTGACTAATCCAGTGCCAGCCAAGAAGAATATATCCATCAACACTGTCACTTATGAGTGGGCTCCTCCTGTTCAGAATCAGATACTT GCTAGACAGTATATGCAGATGCTTCCAAAGGAGAAACAGCCTGTTGCTGGCTCAGAAGGCGCACAGTACAGGAAGAAACAgttggcaaagcagctgcccGCTCATGATCAGGATCCTTCAAAATGCCACGAGCTATCTCCCAGTGAAGTGAAGCAGATGGAACAATTTGTGAAGAAGTATAAGAACGAGGCACTCGGCGTAGGAGATGTCAAGCTTCCTGGTGAGGTGGAAACTAAAGCTACTGACAAGAACAACGTGAATAATGGTGACAGAGGCACCTCAGCTGCTGTAGGAGCAATGGAGGGCAAGTCAGCAGATCTGAAGGCATCTCAGTAT TTCTGCTATTGCTGCAAACTGAACATGAAGGAAGGTGACCCAGCTGTCTATGCAGAGCGTGCTGGGTATGACAAATTGTGGCACCCAGCTTGTTTTGTCTGCTGCACTTGCAGTGAACTTCTAGTAGACATGATCTATTTCTGGAAGAATGGTAACCTGTACTGTGGAAGACATTATTGTGATAGTGAAAAACCTCGCTGTGCTGGATGTGATGAG CTGATATTCAGCAATGAATATACCCAAGCGGAAGGTCAAAACTGGCATCTGAAGCACTTTTGCTGTTTTGATTGTGATTGTGTTTTGGCTGGGGAAATCTATGTAATGGTGAATGACAAGCCTGTCTGTAAACCATGCTACGTGAAGAACCATGCTGCG ATCTGCCAAGGCTGTCATAATGCTATAGATCCGGAAGTTCAACGTGTGACATACAACAGCTTTAACTGGCATGCTACTCAGGAGTGCTTCTTGTGTTCCTGTTGCAGCAAGTGTCTAATTGGCCAGAAGTTTATGCCAGTAGAAGGAATGGTCTTTTGCTCAGTGGAATGTAAGAAAAAGATGATGTCTTAA
- the TES gene encoding testin isoform X4, producing the protein MDLESKVKKMGLGHEQGFGAPCLKCKDKCEGFELHFWRKICRNCKCGQEEHDVLTSNEEDRKVGKLFEDTKYTTLIAKLKNDGIPMYKRNVMILTNPVPAKKNISINTVTYEWAPPVQNQILARQYMQMLPKEKQPVAGSEGAQYRKKQLAKQLPAHDQDPSKCHELSPSEVKQMEQFVKKYKNEALGVGDVKLPGEVETKATDKNNVNNGDRGTSAAVGAMEGKSADLKASQYFCYCCKLNMKEGDPAVYAERAGYDKLWHPACFVCCTCSELLVDMIYFWKNGNLYCGRHYCDSEKPRCAGCDELIFSNEYTQAEGQNWHLKHFCCFDCDCVLAGEIYVMVNDKPVCKPCYVKNHAAICQGCHNAIDPEVQRVTYNSFNWHATQECFLCSCCSKCLIGQKFMPVEGMVFCSVECKKKMMS; encoded by the exons ATGGGATTGGGTCATGAGCAAGGATTTGGTGCTCCCTGCTTAAAATGCAAGGATAAGTGTGAAGGATTTGAGCTTCATTTCTGGAG aaaaatatgccGCAACTGCAAGTGTGGCCAGGAAGAGCATGATGTCCTCACAAGCAATGAGGAAGATCGGAAAGTGGGGAAACTCTTTGAAGATACAAAATACACAACCCTTATTGCAAAGCTGAAAAATGATGGCATTCCCATGTATAAACGTAATGTAATGATACTGACTAATCCAGTGCCAGCCAAGAAGAATATATCCATCAACACTGTCACTTATGAGTGGGCTCCTCCTGTTCAGAATCAGATACTT GCTAGACAGTATATGCAGATGCTTCCAAAGGAGAAACAGCCTGTTGCTGGCTCAGAAGGCGCACAGTACAGGAAGAAACAgttggcaaagcagctgcccGCTCATGATCAGGATCCTTCAAAATGCCACGAGCTATCTCCCAGTGAAGTGAAGCAGATGGAACAATTTGTGAAGAAGTATAAGAACGAGGCACTCGGCGTAGGAGATGTCAAGCTTCCTGGTGAGGTGGAAACTAAAGCTACTGACAAGAACAACGTGAATAATGGTGACAGAGGCACCTCAGCTGCTGTAGGAGCAATGGAGGGCAAGTCAGCAGATCTGAAGGCATCTCAGTAT TTCTGCTATTGCTGCAAACTGAACATGAAGGAAGGTGACCCAGCTGTCTATGCAGAGCGTGCTGGGTATGACAAATTGTGGCACCCAGCTTGTTTTGTCTGCTGCACTTGCAGTGAACTTCTAGTAGACATGATCTATTTCTGGAAGAATGGTAACCTGTACTGTGGAAGACATTATTGTGATAGTGAAAAACCTCGCTGTGCTGGATGTGATGAG CTGATATTCAGCAATGAATATACCCAAGCGGAAGGTCAAAACTGGCATCTGAAGCACTTTTGCTGTTTTGATTGTGATTGTGTTTTGGCTGGGGAAATCTATGTAATGGTGAATGACAAGCCTGTCTGTAAACCATGCTACGTGAAGAACCATGCTGCG ATCTGCCAAGGCTGTCATAATGCTATAGATCCGGAAGTTCAACGTGTGACATACAACAGCTTTAACTGGCATGCTACTCAGGAGTGCTTCTTGTGTTCCTGTTGCAGCAAGTGTCTAATTGGCCAGAAGTTTATGCCAGTAGAAGGAATGGTCTTTTGCTCAGTGGAATGTAAGAAAAAGATGATGTCTTAA
- the TES gene encoding testin isoform X2: protein MKDELFVSSYIQQEQHDFSEMGLGHEQGFGAPCLKCKDKCEGFELHFWRKICRNCKCGQEEHDVLTSNEEDRKVGKLFEDTKYTTLIAKLKNDGIPMYKRNVMILTNPVPAKKNISINTVTYEWAPPVQNQILARQYMQMLPKEKQPVAGSEGAQYRKKQLAKQLPAHDQDPSKCHELSPSEVKQMEQFVKKYKNEALGVGDVKLPGEVETKATDKNNVNNGDRGTSAAVGAMEGKSADLKASQYFCYCCKLNMKEGDPAVYAERAGYDKLWHPACFVCCTCSELLVDMIYFWKNGNLYCGRHYCDSEKPRCAGCDELIFSNEYTQAEGQNWHLKHFCCFDCDCVLAGEIYVMVNDKPVCKPCYVKNHAAICQGCHNAIDPEVQRVTYNSFNWHATQECFLCSCCSKCLIGQKFMPVEGMVFCSVECKKKMMS from the exons ATGAAAGATGAACTGTTTGTATCCTCGTACATACAACAAGAGCAACATGACTTTTCAGAG ATGGGATTGGGTCATGAGCAAGGATTTGGTGCTCCCTGCTTAAAATGCAAGGATAAGTGTGAAGGATTTGAGCTTCATTTCTGGAG aaaaatatgccGCAACTGCAAGTGTGGCCAGGAAGAGCATGATGTCCTCACAAGCAATGAGGAAGATCGGAAAGTGGGGAAACTCTTTGAAGATACAAAATACACAACCCTTATTGCAAAGCTGAAAAATGATGGCATTCCCATGTATAAACGTAATGTAATGATACTGACTAATCCAGTGCCAGCCAAGAAGAATATATCCATCAACACTGTCACTTATGAGTGGGCTCCTCCTGTTCAGAATCAGATACTT GCTAGACAGTATATGCAGATGCTTCCAAAGGAGAAACAGCCTGTTGCTGGCTCAGAAGGCGCACAGTACAGGAAGAAACAgttggcaaagcagctgcccGCTCATGATCAGGATCCTTCAAAATGCCACGAGCTATCTCCCAGTGAAGTGAAGCAGATGGAACAATTTGTGAAGAAGTATAAGAACGAGGCACTCGGCGTAGGAGATGTCAAGCTTCCTGGTGAGGTGGAAACTAAAGCTACTGACAAGAACAACGTGAATAATGGTGACAGAGGCACCTCAGCTGCTGTAGGAGCAATGGAGGGCAAGTCAGCAGATCTGAAGGCATCTCAGTAT TTCTGCTATTGCTGCAAACTGAACATGAAGGAAGGTGACCCAGCTGTCTATGCAGAGCGTGCTGGGTATGACAAATTGTGGCACCCAGCTTGTTTTGTCTGCTGCACTTGCAGTGAACTTCTAGTAGACATGATCTATTTCTGGAAGAATGGTAACCTGTACTGTGGAAGACATTATTGTGATAGTGAAAAACCTCGCTGTGCTGGATGTGATGAG CTGATATTCAGCAATGAATATACCCAAGCGGAAGGTCAAAACTGGCATCTGAAGCACTTTTGCTGTTTTGATTGTGATTGTGTTTTGGCTGGGGAAATCTATGTAATGGTGAATGACAAGCCTGTCTGTAAACCATGCTACGTGAAGAACCATGCTGCG ATCTGCCAAGGCTGTCATAATGCTATAGATCCGGAAGTTCAACGTGTGACATACAACAGCTTTAACTGGCATGCTACTCAGGAGTGCTTCTTGTGTTCCTGTTGCAGCAAGTGTCTAATTGGCCAGAAGTTTATGCCAGTAGAAGGAATGGTCTTTTGCTCAGTGGAATGTAAGAAAAAGATGATGTCTTAA
- the TES gene encoding testin isoform X3: MAVKMGMGLGHEQGFGAPCLKCKDKCEGFELHFWRKICRNCKCGQEEHDVLTSNEEDRKVGKLFEDTKYTTLIAKLKNDGIPMYKRNVMILTNPVPAKKNISINTVTYEWAPPVQNQILARQYMQMLPKEKQPVAGSEGAQYRKKQLAKQLPAHDQDPSKCHELSPSEVKQMEQFVKKYKNEALGVGDVKLPGEVETKATDKNNVNNGDRGTSAAVGAMEGKSADLKASQYFCYCCKLNMKEGDPAVYAERAGYDKLWHPACFVCCTCSELLVDMIYFWKNGNLYCGRHYCDSEKPRCAGCDELIFSNEYTQAEGQNWHLKHFCCFDCDCVLAGEIYVMVNDKPVCKPCYVKNHAAICQGCHNAIDPEVQRVTYNSFNWHATQECFLCSCCSKCLIGQKFMPVEGMVFCSVECKKKMMS, from the exons ATGGCTGTGAAGATGGGA ATGGGATTGGGTCATGAGCAAGGATTTGGTGCTCCCTGCTTAAAATGCAAGGATAAGTGTGAAGGATTTGAGCTTCATTTCTGGAG aaaaatatgccGCAACTGCAAGTGTGGCCAGGAAGAGCATGATGTCCTCACAAGCAATGAGGAAGATCGGAAAGTGGGGAAACTCTTTGAAGATACAAAATACACAACCCTTATTGCAAAGCTGAAAAATGATGGCATTCCCATGTATAAACGTAATGTAATGATACTGACTAATCCAGTGCCAGCCAAGAAGAATATATCCATCAACACTGTCACTTATGAGTGGGCTCCTCCTGTTCAGAATCAGATACTT GCTAGACAGTATATGCAGATGCTTCCAAAGGAGAAACAGCCTGTTGCTGGCTCAGAAGGCGCACAGTACAGGAAGAAACAgttggcaaagcagctgcccGCTCATGATCAGGATCCTTCAAAATGCCACGAGCTATCTCCCAGTGAAGTGAAGCAGATGGAACAATTTGTGAAGAAGTATAAGAACGAGGCACTCGGCGTAGGAGATGTCAAGCTTCCTGGTGAGGTGGAAACTAAAGCTACTGACAAGAACAACGTGAATAATGGTGACAGAGGCACCTCAGCTGCTGTAGGAGCAATGGAGGGCAAGTCAGCAGATCTGAAGGCATCTCAGTAT TTCTGCTATTGCTGCAAACTGAACATGAAGGAAGGTGACCCAGCTGTCTATGCAGAGCGTGCTGGGTATGACAAATTGTGGCACCCAGCTTGTTTTGTCTGCTGCACTTGCAGTGAACTTCTAGTAGACATGATCTATTTCTGGAAGAATGGTAACCTGTACTGTGGAAGACATTATTGTGATAGTGAAAAACCTCGCTGTGCTGGATGTGATGAG CTGATATTCAGCAATGAATATACCCAAGCGGAAGGTCAAAACTGGCATCTGAAGCACTTTTGCTGTTTTGATTGTGATTGTGTTTTGGCTGGGGAAATCTATGTAATGGTGAATGACAAGCCTGTCTGTAAACCATGCTACGTGAAGAACCATGCTGCG ATCTGCCAAGGCTGTCATAATGCTATAGATCCGGAAGTTCAACGTGTGACATACAACAGCTTTAACTGGCATGCTACTCAGGAGTGCTTCTTGTGTTCCTGTTGCAGCAAGTGTCTAATTGGCCAGAAGTTTATGCCAGTAGAAGGAATGGTCTTTTGCTCAGTGGAATGTAAGAAAAAGATGATGTCTTAA
- the TES gene encoding testin isoform X5 — MGLGHEQGFGAPCLKCKDKCEGFELHFWRKICRNCKCGQEEHDVLTSNEEDRKVGKLFEDTKYTTLIAKLKNDGIPMYKRNVMILTNPVPAKKNISINTVTYEWAPPVQNQILARQYMQMLPKEKQPVAGSEGAQYRKKQLAKQLPAHDQDPSKCHELSPSEVKQMEQFVKKYKNEALGVGDVKLPGEVETKATDKNNVNNGDRGTSAAVGAMEGKSADLKASQYFCYCCKLNMKEGDPAVYAERAGYDKLWHPACFVCCTCSELLVDMIYFWKNGNLYCGRHYCDSEKPRCAGCDELIFSNEYTQAEGQNWHLKHFCCFDCDCVLAGEIYVMVNDKPVCKPCYVKNHAAICQGCHNAIDPEVQRVTYNSFNWHATQECFLCSCCSKCLIGQKFMPVEGMVFCSVECKKKMMS; from the exons ATGGGATTGGGTCATGAGCAAGGATTTGGTGCTCCCTGCTTAAAATGCAAGGATAAGTGTGAAGGATTTGAGCTTCATTTCTGGAG aaaaatatgccGCAACTGCAAGTGTGGCCAGGAAGAGCATGATGTCCTCACAAGCAATGAGGAAGATCGGAAAGTGGGGAAACTCTTTGAAGATACAAAATACACAACCCTTATTGCAAAGCTGAAAAATGATGGCATTCCCATGTATAAACGTAATGTAATGATACTGACTAATCCAGTGCCAGCCAAGAAGAATATATCCATCAACACTGTCACTTATGAGTGGGCTCCTCCTGTTCAGAATCAGATACTT GCTAGACAGTATATGCAGATGCTTCCAAAGGAGAAACAGCCTGTTGCTGGCTCAGAAGGCGCACAGTACAGGAAGAAACAgttggcaaagcagctgcccGCTCATGATCAGGATCCTTCAAAATGCCACGAGCTATCTCCCAGTGAAGTGAAGCAGATGGAACAATTTGTGAAGAAGTATAAGAACGAGGCACTCGGCGTAGGAGATGTCAAGCTTCCTGGTGAGGTGGAAACTAAAGCTACTGACAAGAACAACGTGAATAATGGTGACAGAGGCACCTCAGCTGCTGTAGGAGCAATGGAGGGCAAGTCAGCAGATCTGAAGGCATCTCAGTAT TTCTGCTATTGCTGCAAACTGAACATGAAGGAAGGTGACCCAGCTGTCTATGCAGAGCGTGCTGGGTATGACAAATTGTGGCACCCAGCTTGTTTTGTCTGCTGCACTTGCAGTGAACTTCTAGTAGACATGATCTATTTCTGGAAGAATGGTAACCTGTACTGTGGAAGACATTATTGTGATAGTGAAAAACCTCGCTGTGCTGGATGTGATGAG CTGATATTCAGCAATGAATATACCCAAGCGGAAGGTCAAAACTGGCATCTGAAGCACTTTTGCTGTTTTGATTGTGATTGTGTTTTGGCTGGGGAAATCTATGTAATGGTGAATGACAAGCCTGTCTGTAAACCATGCTACGTGAAGAACCATGCTGCG ATCTGCCAAGGCTGTCATAATGCTATAGATCCGGAAGTTCAACGTGTGACATACAACAGCTTTAACTGGCATGCTACTCAGGAGTGCTTCTTGTGTTCCTGTTGCAGCAAGTGTCTAATTGGCCAGAAGTTTATGCCAGTAGAAGGAATGGTCTTTTGCTCAGTGGAATGTAAGAAAAAGATGATGTCTTAA